A portion of the Chromobacterium sp. IIBBL 290-4 genome contains these proteins:
- the metG gene encoding methionine--tRNA ligase has product MTKRKILVTSALPYANGAIHLGHMLEHIQTDVWVRFQKMRGHECYYVCADDTHGAPIMLAAEKQGITPEQLIDRVKSEHLYDFSGFGIGYDNYYSTNSPENKALAEQVYKALRADDKIAVRTIEQLYDPEKQMFLPDRFVKGECPKCAAKDQYGDNCEVCGATYNPTELKNPYSAVSGAKPELKTSEHYFFRLGECADFLKGWTSGSTRRADGSAQPHLQPESLNKMNEWIDGGLQDWDISRDAPYFGFEIPDAPGKYFYVWLDAPIGYMASFKNLCQRSGLNFDEWFGKDSKTEMYHFIGKDILYFHALFWPAMLNYSGLRAPTGVFAHGFLTVDGQKMSKSRGTFIQAKSYLDCGLNPEWMRYYIAAKLNGRIEDIDLNLNDFVARVNSDLVGKFVNIASRSAGFIAKRFDGQLAGTVSDIDILAQLQAAAEELAAAYEAREYAKALRDVMALADVVNGYVDANKPWELAKQEGQDARLQEVCTVLINAFRLLTIYLKPVLPKLAESVEAFLNVAPLAWSDAETLLLGDKINAYQHLMQRVDPALIDKLIEANKQNMQTTQDTPATAAHEPLAETIKIDDFAKVDLRVGKVLECNFVEGSDKLLQFKVDLGFETRNIFSGIRKAYQEPEKLVGRHVIVVANLAERKMRFGVSQGMIVCASGVDDSEGLFLLDVDAGVKPGMRVG; this is encoded by the coding sequence ATGACCAAACGCAAGATTCTGGTGACCAGCGCGCTGCCTTACGCCAACGGTGCCATTCACCTGGGCCATATGCTCGAACACATCCAAACTGATGTCTGGGTGCGTTTCCAGAAGATGCGCGGCCACGAATGCTATTACGTCTGCGCCGACGATACCCACGGCGCGCCCATCATGCTGGCTGCCGAGAAGCAGGGCATCACTCCCGAGCAGCTGATCGACCGCGTCAAGAGCGAACACCTGTACGATTTCAGCGGCTTCGGCATTGGCTACGACAATTACTACAGCACCAACAGCCCGGAAAACAAGGCGCTGGCGGAGCAGGTGTACAAGGCGCTGCGCGCCGACGACAAGATCGCCGTGCGCACTATCGAGCAGCTGTACGATCCGGAAAAGCAGATGTTCCTGCCGGACCGTTTCGTCAAGGGCGAGTGCCCCAAGTGCGCGGCCAAGGATCAGTACGGCGACAACTGCGAAGTCTGCGGCGCTACCTACAACCCCACCGAGCTGAAGAACCCGTACTCGGCCGTTTCCGGCGCCAAGCCGGAACTGAAAACCTCCGAGCACTACTTCTTCCGCCTGGGCGAGTGCGCCGACTTCCTCAAGGGCTGGACCTCGGGCTCCACCCGCCGCGCCGACGGCAGCGCGCAGCCGCACCTGCAGCCCGAATCGCTGAACAAAATGAACGAGTGGATCGACGGCGGCCTGCAGGACTGGGACATCAGCCGCGACGCGCCGTACTTCGGCTTCGAAATCCCGGACGCGCCGGGCAAGTATTTCTATGTGTGGCTGGATGCGCCCATCGGCTACATGGCCAGCTTCAAGAACCTGTGCCAGCGTAGCGGCCTGAACTTCGACGAATGGTTCGGCAAGGACTCCAAGACCGAGATGTACCACTTCATCGGCAAGGACATCCTCTACTTCCACGCGCTGTTCTGGCCGGCGATGCTGAATTACTCCGGCTTGCGCGCGCCGACCGGCGTGTTCGCCCACGGCTTCCTGACCGTGGACGGCCAGAAGATGTCCAAGTCGCGCGGCACCTTCATCCAGGCCAAGAGCTATCTGGATTGCGGCCTGAATCCGGAATGGATGCGCTACTACATCGCCGCCAAGCTGAATGGCCGCATCGAGGACATCGACCTCAATCTGAACGATTTCGTGGCGCGGGTGAATTCCGACCTGGTGGGCAAGTTCGTCAACATCGCCAGCCGCTCCGCCGGCTTCATCGCCAAGCGCTTTGATGGCCAGTTGGCCGGCACGGTGTCCGATATCGACATCCTGGCCCAGCTGCAGGCCGCGGCCGAGGAATTGGCCGCCGCCTACGAGGCGCGCGAATACGCCAAGGCGCTGCGCGACGTGATGGCGCTGGCCGATGTGGTGAACGGCTATGTCGACGCCAACAAGCCGTGGGAGCTGGCCAAGCAAGAAGGCCAGGACGCGCGTCTGCAGGAAGTCTGCACCGTGCTGATCAATGCCTTCCGCCTGCTGACTATCTACCTGAAACCGGTGCTGCCCAAGCTGGCGGAAAGCGTCGAGGCCTTCCTCAACGTGGCCCCGCTGGCCTGGAGCGATGCGGAAACCCTGCTGCTGGGCGACAAGATCAACGCCTACCAGCACCTGATGCAGCGCGTCGACCCGGCGCTGATCGACAAACTGATTGAAGCGAACAAACAGAATATGCAAACGACCCAAGACACGCCGGCTACTGCCGCTCACGAGCCGCTGGCTGAAACCATCAAGATCGACGACTTCGCCAAGGTGGATCTGCGCGTCGGCAAGGTGCTGGAATGCAACTTTGTCGAAGGCTCGGACAAGCTCTTGCAGTTCAAGGTGGACCTGGGCTTTGAAACCCGCAACATCTTCTCCGGCATCCGCAAGGCTTACCAGGAGCCGGAAAAGCTGGTGGGCCGCCATGTGATCGTGGTCGCCAACCTGGCTGAGCGCAAGATGCGCTTCGGCGTGTCGCAGGGCATGATTGTGTGCGCATCCGGCGTGGACGACAGCGAAGGCCTGTTCCTGCTGGACGTGGATGCCGGCGTGAAGCCCGGCATGCGCGTAGGCTGA
- a CDS encoding MFS transporter — MQSKHAKLTWSNLLFPLALVLFEFAVYICNDMVQPAMLSVTREFLVDASWAPASMTAFLAGGAILPWLTGPLSDRIGRRPVLLFGVAYFVVVCLATYLVSSIEAFIVLRVLQGVGLCFINAVGYASLQESFEETAAVRVTALMANVALIAPLVGPLAGAALIELAPWRSCFLFIAALSLLSLIGLYFRMPETVQPSHEKLPLSSMGRDYLKVFGHRRFVLAALCIPLLALPLMGWIALSPVLLVRDLHMSTVEYGFMQIPVFGGLIAGNLALAVIADRWPLGRSALVGMWPIVGGLAMMAAGVAFSSVPQYWMVAGMSLMAFGEGMAFGVLYRFALMSCDVAGRGTISASMSMLSMAGYAVGIELFRQAYQAFGLAGFAALALCFSLAYVMLGRKMVGIAMAERAAPAEPQGELAGQNA, encoded by the coding sequence ATGCAGTCCAAACACGCCAAACTCACCTGGTCCAATCTGCTGTTTCCCTTGGCCCTGGTTCTGTTCGAATTCGCCGTCTACATCTGCAACGACATGGTGCAGCCGGCCATGCTGTCGGTCACCCGCGAGTTTCTGGTGGACGCCTCCTGGGCGCCTGCGTCGATGACCGCCTTCCTGGCCGGCGGCGCGATCCTGCCCTGGCTGACCGGCCCGCTGTCCGACCGCATCGGCCGCCGTCCGGTGCTGTTGTTCGGCGTCGCTTATTTCGTCGTTGTCTGCCTGGCGACGTATCTGGTCAGCTCGATCGAAGCCTTCATCGTTCTGCGCGTATTGCAGGGCGTGGGCCTGTGCTTCATCAATGCCGTCGGTTACGCCTCGCTGCAGGAATCGTTTGAAGAAACCGCCGCCGTGCGCGTGACCGCGCTGATGGCCAATGTGGCGCTGATCGCGCCGCTGGTGGGCCCGCTGGCCGGCGCCGCCTTGATCGAGCTGGCGCCGTGGCGCAGCTGCTTCCTGTTCATCGCCGCGCTGTCGCTGCTGTCCTTGATCGGCCTGTATTTCCGCATGCCGGAAACCGTGCAGCCCAGCCATGAGAAGCTGCCGCTGTCCAGCATGGGGCGCGATTATCTGAAGGTGTTCGGCCACCGCCGCTTCGTGCTGGCCGCGCTGTGCATTCCGCTCTTGGCGCTGCCGCTGATGGGCTGGATCGCGCTGTCGCCGGTGCTGCTGGTGCGCGATCTGCACATGAGCACCGTCGAATACGGCTTCATGCAGATTCCGGTGTTCGGCGGCCTGATCGCCGGCAACCTGGCGCTGGCCGTGATCGCAGACCGTTGGCCGCTGGGCCGTTCCGCCTTGGTGGGCATGTGGCCCATCGTCGGCGGTCTGGCGATGATGGCTGCCGGCGTGGCCTTCTCTTCCGTGCCGCAATATTGGATGGTGGCCGGCATGAGCCTGATGGCTTTCGGCGAGGGCATGGCCTTCGGCGTGCTGTACCGCTTCGCCCTGATGTCTTGCGACGTGGCTGGCCGCGGCACCATCTCCGCCAGCATGAGCATGCTGTCTATGGCCGGCTACGCGGTGGGCATCGAGCTGTTCCGCCAGGCTTACCAGGCATTTGGCCTGGCCGGTTTCGCCGCGTTGGCGCTGTGTTTCTCGCTGGCATATGTGATGCTGGGCCGCAAGATGGTGGGCATCGCCATGGCCGAGCGCGCCGCGCCGGCCGAGCCGCAGGGCGAACTGGCTGGCCAGAACGCCTGA
- the apbC gene encoding iron-sulfur cluster carrier protein ApbC: MFSKLTRLFGGQAEQATQNETMAQLENQILDTLKPLIDAHTGKSYVAAKNIKNLHCGDAEISLDVVLAYPAKSQFDLVRQQFEAALAPVAEGRAVKVTVSSHIVSHSAQRGVPLLPGVKNVIAVASGKGGVGKSTTAANLALALSAEGARVGLLDADIYGPSQPLMMGLQGQKPEAVDGKLIPLSNHGVQTMSIGYLVDADQAMVWRGPMVSQALQQLLNDTRWDDLDYLVIDMPPGTGDIQLTLSQKVPVTGALIVTTPQDIALLDARKGVTMFQKVSVPILGLVENMAIHICSNCGHAEHIFGEGGAAKMAQDFGVELLGSLPLDLAIRLAVDEGKPSVAADPEGKPAELYRAIARRVAVKVGEKAQDFSGKFPKIVIQNN, encoded by the coding sequence ATGTTCTCCAAACTCACCCGCCTGTTCGGCGGCCAAGCCGAACAAGCCACCCAGAACGAAACCATGGCCCAGCTCGAAAATCAGATTCTCGACACCCTGAAGCCGCTGATCGACGCCCATACCGGCAAAAGCTACGTCGCGGCCAAGAACATCAAAAACCTTCATTGCGGCGATGCCGAAATCAGCCTGGACGTGGTGCTGGCCTACCCGGCCAAAAGCCAGTTCGACCTGGTTCGCCAACAATTTGAAGCCGCGCTGGCGCCGGTGGCGGAAGGCCGCGCCGTCAAGGTGACGGTTTCCAGCCACATCGTCAGCCACTCCGCCCAGCGCGGCGTGCCGCTGCTGCCGGGCGTGAAGAACGTGATCGCCGTCGCCTCCGGCAAGGGCGGCGTCGGCAAGTCCACCACCGCAGCCAACCTGGCGCTGGCGCTGTCGGCCGAAGGCGCGCGCGTCGGCTTGCTGGACGCCGACATCTACGGCCCGTCGCAACCGCTGATGATGGGCCTGCAGGGCCAAAAGCCGGAAGCGGTGGACGGCAAGCTGATCCCGCTTTCCAACCACGGCGTGCAGACCATGTCCATCGGCTATCTGGTCGACGCCGATCAGGCCATGGTATGGCGCGGCCCCATGGTCAGCCAGGCGCTGCAGCAACTGCTCAACGACACCCGCTGGGACGATCTGGATTACCTGGTCATCGACATGCCGCCGGGCACCGGCGACATCCAGCTGACGCTGTCGCAGAAAGTGCCGGTCACCGGCGCGCTGATCGTCACCACGCCGCAGGACATCGCCCTGCTGGACGCGCGCAAGGGCGTCACCATGTTCCAGAAGGTGAGCGTGCCCATCCTCGGCCTGGTGGAAAACATGGCCATCCACATCTGCTCCAACTGCGGCCACGCCGAGCACATCTTCGGCGAAGGCGGCGCGGCCAAGATGGCGCAAGACTTCGGCGTGGAGCTGCTGGGCTCGCTGCCGCTGGACCTGGCCATCCGCCTGGCCGTGGACGAAGGCAAGCCCAGCGTGGCAGCCGATCCGGAGGGCAAGCCGGCGGAGCTGTACCGCGCCATCGCCCGCCGCGTGGCGGTGAAGGTGGGCGAGAAGGCGCAGGACTTTTCCGGCAAATTCCCCAAGATCGTCATCCAGAACAACTGA
- the murI gene encoding glutamate racemase, whose amino-acid sequence MIAMYDSGLGGLSVWRAVRAALPAWPITYLADQAYCPYGPRSREEIIERALKISRYLISQGATILVVACNTATTAAITAMREEFSLPIVGIEPAIKPAAAMSQTGRIAVLATEYTLASERVQTLLDAHAEGVDVLRRPGHGWVEQVEAGELSSERTRALVRQVVEPLMGENIDHIALGCTHYPFLEPLIREITGDAIRLYDPAEAIARRVDDLIRQHGVDCQGDSYYRFITTADDAGDMAQRLLQLIGHPYPVESQPLN is encoded by the coding sequence ATGATAGCGATGTACGATTCCGGCCTGGGCGGCCTGTCGGTGTGGCGCGCGGTGCGCGCCGCCCTGCCCGCCTGGCCGATCACCTATCTGGCCGATCAGGCTTACTGCCCTTATGGTCCGCGCAGCCGCGAGGAAATCATAGAGCGCGCGCTGAAAATCAGCCGCTACCTGATCAGCCAGGGCGCCACCATCCTGGTGGTGGCCTGCAACACCGCCACCACGGCCGCCATCACCGCCATGCGCGAGGAGTTTTCGCTGCCCATCGTCGGCATCGAGCCCGCCATCAAGCCGGCGGCGGCGATGAGCCAGACCGGGCGCATCGCCGTGCTGGCCACCGAGTACACACTGGCCAGCGAACGCGTGCAGACGCTGCTGGACGCTCACGCAGAAGGCGTGGACGTGCTGCGCCGCCCCGGCCATGGCTGGGTGGAGCAGGTGGAGGCTGGCGAACTTTCCAGCGAACGCACGCGCGCGCTGGTGCGCCAAGTGGTGGAACCGCTGATGGGCGAGAACATCGACCACATCGCGCTGGGCTGCACCCACTATCCCTTCCTGGAACCGCTGATCCGCGAAATCACCGGCGACGCGATCCGCTTGTACGACCCGGCGGAAGCCATCGCCCGCCGGGTGGACGATCTGATCCGCCAGCATGGCGTGGATTGCCAGGGCGACAGCTACTATCGCTTCATCACCACAGCGGACGACGCCGGCGATATGGCGCAACGCCTGCTGCAGCTGATCGGCCATCCTTACCCGGTGGAATCGCAGCCACTGAATTGA
- a CDS encoding ribonuclease domain-containing protein: MKTRLLLALLAAFSLPALAQTSCKDSAADANRKVGHKLNIIELADMLTSLNRGNQLPDKFVTKRQAQSAGWKPGRSLWSVPALNGKSIGGDRFGNYEKRLPAGQWREADLNYKGGKRGAFRLIFGQQRFVTVDHYNSFIEVAPCQ, encoded by the coding sequence ATGAAAACAAGACTCCTGCTCGCCTTGCTGGCCGCCTTCAGCCTGCCCGCGCTCGCCCAGACCTCCTGCAAAGATTCCGCCGCCGACGCCAACCGCAAAGTCGGCCACAAGCTCAACATCATCGAGCTGGCCGACATGCTGACCAGCCTGAACCGCGGCAACCAGCTGCCGGACAAATTCGTCACCAAGCGCCAAGCCCAGTCAGCCGGCTGGAAGCCAGGCCGTAGTCTGTGGAGCGTGCCGGCGCTGAATGGAAAATCGATAGGCGGCGACCGCTTCGGCAACTATGAAAAACGCCTGCCCGCCGGCCAATGGCGCGAAGCCGATCTGAACTATAAAGGAGGCAAGCGCGGCGCCTTCCGGCTGATTTTCGGCCAGCAGCGCTTCGTCACCGTCGATCACTACAACAGCTTCATCGAGGTAGCGCCATGTCAGTGA
- a CDS encoding barstar family protein, with amino-acid sequence MCELHHIISLEQLFEELSRQLRLPPHFGRNLDALYDCLANDVQGPYELIWRETAESRQALGADVYATVLEILETVAEERGDVTLDIHH; translated from the coding sequence GTGTGCGAATTGCACCACATAATCAGCCTGGAACAATTATTCGAGGAGCTCAGCCGCCAGCTGCGGCTGCCGCCGCACTTCGGCCGCAATCTGGATGCGCTGTACGACTGCCTGGCCAACGACGTGCAAGGGCCGTATGAGCTGATCTGGCGCGAAACGGCCGAATCCCGCCAGGCGCTGGGCGCCGACGTCTACGCCACAGTGCTGGAAATCCTGGAAACCGTAGCCGAAGAACGCGGCGATGTGACGCTGGACATCCATCACTGA